Proteins co-encoded in one Apis mellifera strain DH4 linkage group LG15, Amel_HAv3.1, whole genome shotgun sequence genomic window:
- the LOC410623 gene encoding ionotropic receptor 93a isoform X2, giving the protein MHYSQVSSVIYCANNTRGYFSLSIEMISVLLLVWWINYGSSYNNFPSLITSNATMAVIIDKGFFSNKDEYQNATKVIQDLITDAVKKEMNLGSISIRVFRDMNVNFKDYTILLSVATCYLTWRLHEVAQKEELTHFAITDPDCPRIPDTDGITVPSIVPGEELSQIFLDLRMTDILSWNVINILHDDTFGDKATSSNDNVTILLSNANTCSRLVSDRDTISRVLKAISNKLPNKRMNLISRSIFSLRYGNTGSGRKSSVKKMLNDFHVEQLGHCFLVIATVDMVADVMSVANSLNMVHPGSQWLYVITNSVSGNLINTSFINLLAEGGNVAFMYNATNLDGFYKIKLKCYIKDLIEALAKALEYSLKNEIELFKRMNEDEFEMIRLTKSKKRAELLKNIHLSRNTSASNSVCEQCLLWRFFSSITWGNFFSHDRNMAHLLDIGTWTPIIGVNLTDVIFPHIVHGFRGINLPIATYHNPPWQIISMSKTGKKLYEGLIFDAINYLSMKLNFTYTVIMPETSQISRSWNTSQFAKLGEKIKEMTMSTTKKVPLEIIDLVRQKKVLLAACALTVNECGNTTFNYTVPIFVQTYSFLTAKPSQLSRVLLFASPFTKETWACLAVSIIIMGPILYLIHKYSPYSTKASGLNSSWQCVWYVYGALLQQGGMYLPQNDSARILIGMWWLVVMVLVATYSGSLVAFLTFPRMDTSILSVEDLIAHKDSISWGFPNGSFLEMYLQNAEEPKYHVLFSRAERHNDTEEERLVERVKEGKHALIDWRSSLRFLMRKDFLLTGSCHFSLSMDEFLDEPIAMIIPYGSPYLSVINAELHRMLESGLMNKWITEKMPMKDKCWEAPGSNQMVNKRKVNVTDMQGIFFVLFIGITLAFFFLFCEFYCHRRKIAKERKLIHPFVS; this is encoded by the exons ATGCATTATTCACAAGTGTCCTCGGTTATATATTGTGCGAATAATACGCGTGGTTATTTCAGTTTGTCAATAGAAATGATATCGGTTCTGTTGCTGGTTTGGTGGATCAATTATGGGAGCAgttacaataattttccatctctGATCACTTCTAATGCCACCATGG ctGTCATCATCGATAAAGGTTTCTTCAGTAACAAAGATGAGTACCAAAATGCCACAAAAGTAATACAAGATCTTATCACAGATGCTGTGAAGAAGGAGATGAACTTAGGTAGTATCTCAATACGCGTATTTCGCGATatgaatgttaattttaaag ACTATACAATTCTTTTGTCTGTCGCGACTTGCTATCTAACGTGGCGTCTGCACGAGGTCGCGCAAAAGGAAGAACTGACACATTTCGCCATAACAG ATCCAGACTGTCCTCGAATTCCAGACACCGATGGTATAACAGTGCCATCGATCGTTCCAGGAGAAGAGCTGTCACAGATTTTTCTCGACTTAAGAATGACAGATATTCTGTCCTGGAACGTGATCAACATCCTTCACGACGATACGTTCGGTGATAAGGCAACTAGTAGCAACGATAACGTCACGATCCTTTTATCTAATGCGAACACGTGTTCACGCCTCGTTTCAGACAGGGACACGATCAGTAGAGTGTTGAAAGCCATTTCGAATAAGTTACCGAACAAGCGAATGAATCTAATCTCTAGGTCGATTTTCTCGTTGAGATACGGAAACACGGGAAGCGGGAGAAAAAGTTCGGTGAAGAAGATGTTGAACGATTTTCACGTGGAACAATTGGGACATTGCTTTTTGGTGATCGCCACTGTCGACATGGTCGCGGATGTAATGTCTGTA gcaAATTCTTTGAATATGGTTCATCCAGGTAGTCAATGGTTGTACGTGATCACAAATAGCGTGTCAGGGAATTTGATCAACACGTCATTCATTAATTTACTGGCAGAAGGAGGAAACGTGGCTTTCATGTATAACGCGACTAACTTGGATGGTTtctataaa atcaaattaaaatgttacatCAAGGATTTGATCGAAGCATTGGCGAAAGCTTTGGAATACTCATTGAAGAACGAGATCGAATTGTTCAAGAGGATGAACGAGGACGAGTTCGAAATGATCAGACTGACGAAAAGCAAGAAGCGAGCCGAGCTTCTGAAGAAT ATACACCTCTCCCGAAACACGTCTGCTTCGAACAGTGTTTGCGAACAATGCCTGTTATGGAGATTCTTCTCGTCCATAACGTGgggaaattttttctctcatgATAGAAATATGGCTCACTTGTTGGATATAGGAACGTGGACACCTATTATCGGCGTGAACCTTACGGATGTGATATTTCCTCACATCGTGCACGGATTCAGAGGAATTAATTTACCAATCGCGACTTATCAC AATCCACCATGGCAAATAATTTCTATGAGTAAAACGGgtaaaaaattgtacgaaGGATTGATATTCGACGCGATCAATTATCTCAGCATGAAACTGAACTTCACGTACACGGTGATCATGCCGGAAACGAGTCAGATTTCGAGATCGTGGAACACTTCTCAATTTGCCAAGCTGGGCGAG aaaatcaaagaaatgaCCATGTCGACCACGAAGAAAGTGCCATTGGAAATAATCGATTTGGTTCGCCAGAAGAAAGTTCTTCTGGCTGCGTGCGCGTTGACCGTGAACGAATGTGGGAATACCACGTTCAATTACACCGTGCCTATTTTCGTGCAGACGTATAGCTTTTTAACAGCGAAACCCAGCCAACTGTCCAGAGTTCTCTTATTCGCTTCACCGTTCACCAAAGAG ACGTGGGCCTGTCTGGCTGTGTCCATTATCATAATGGGTCCGATTTTATACCTGATCCACAAGTACAGCCCGTACAGCACCAAGGCCTCCGGTCTCAACTCCTCCTGGCAATGTGTGTGGTACGTGTACGGGGCGCTTCTTCAACAAG GTGGGATGTATCTACCGCAGAATGACAGCGCTCGCATACTGATCGGTATGTGGTGGCTGGTCGTGATGGTCCTGGTTGCCACGTATTCCGGAAGTCTGGTCGCCTTTCTCACCTTTCCTCGAATGGACACCTCTATTTTGAGCGTGGAGGATTTGATCGCGCATAAGGATAGTATCAGCTGGGGCTTCCCGAACGGCAGCTTCCTCGAGATGTATCTACAGAACGCCGAGGAGCCTAAATACCACGTTCTATTCTCCCGCGCCGAGAGGCACAACGACACGGAGGAGGAGAGATTGGTGGAGCGGGTGAAGGAAGGGAAACACGCTCTGATCGACTGGAGGAGTTCCCTCAG GTTCTTGATGAGGAAGGATTTCTTGCTGACCGGTAGCTGCCATTTCTCCCTGAGCATGGACGAGTTTCTCGACGAGCCTATCGCTATGATCATCCCGTACGGCAGTCCTTATCTGTCTGTCATTAACGCGGA GCTGCATCGAATGCTAGAGTCTGGATTGATGAATAAGTGGATCACGGAGAAGATGCCGATGAAAGATAAATGTTGGGAAGCGCCAGgtagtaatcagatggtgaaCAAACGAAAAGTGAACGTCACTGATATGCaaggaatatttttcgtattattcatAG GTATCACGTtggctttcttctttctcttttgcgAGTTCTATTGTCACAGGCGTAAGATAGCCAAGGAACGCAAATTGATCCATCCCTTTGTCTCTTAA
- the LOC410623 gene encoding ionotropic receptor 93a isoform X1, which produces MHYSQVSSVIYCANNTRGYFSLSIEMISVLLLVWWINYGSSYNNFPSLITSNATMAVIIDKGFFSNKDEYQNATKVIQDLITDAVKKEMNLGSISIRVFRDMNVNFKDYTILLSVATCYLTWRLHEVAQKEELTHFAITDPDCPRIPDTDGITVPSIVPGEELSQIFLDLRMTDILSWNVINILHDDTFGDKATSSNDNVTILLSNANTCSRLVSDRDTISRVLKAISNKLPNKRMNLISRSIFSLRYGNTGSGRKSSVKKMLNDFHVEQLGHCFLVIATVDMVADVMSVANSLNMVHPGSQWLYVITNSVSGNLINTSFINLLAEGGNVAFMYNATNLDGFYKIKLKCYIKDLIEALAKALEYSLKNEIELFKRMNEDEFEMIRLTKSKKRAELLKNVRIHLSRNTSASNSVCEQCLLWRFFSSITWGNFFSHDRNMAHLLDIGTWTPIIGVNLTDVIFPHIVHGFRGINLPIATYHNPPWQIISMSKTGKKLYEGLIFDAINYLSMKLNFTYTVIMPETSQISRSWNTSQFAKLGEKIKEMTMSTTKKVPLEIIDLVRQKKVLLAACALTVNECGNTTFNYTVPIFVQTYSFLTAKPSQLSRVLLFASPFTKETWACLAVSIIIMGPILYLIHKYSPYSTKASGLNSSWQCVWYVYGALLQQGGMYLPQNDSARILIGMWWLVVMVLVATYSGSLVAFLTFPRMDTSILSVEDLIAHKDSISWGFPNGSFLEMYLQNAEEPKYHVLFSRAERHNDTEEERLVERVKEGKHALIDWRSSLRFLMRKDFLLTGSCHFSLSMDEFLDEPIAMIIPYGSPYLSVINAELHRMLESGLMNKWITEKMPMKDKCWEAPGSNQMVNKRKVNVTDMQGIFFVLFIGITLAFFFLFCEFYCHRRKIAKERKLIHPFVS; this is translated from the exons ATGCATTATTCACAAGTGTCCTCGGTTATATATTGTGCGAATAATACGCGTGGTTATTTCAGTTTGTCAATAGAAATGATATCGGTTCTGTTGCTGGTTTGGTGGATCAATTATGGGAGCAgttacaataattttccatctctGATCACTTCTAATGCCACCATGG ctGTCATCATCGATAAAGGTTTCTTCAGTAACAAAGATGAGTACCAAAATGCCACAAAAGTAATACAAGATCTTATCACAGATGCTGTGAAGAAGGAGATGAACTTAGGTAGTATCTCAATACGCGTATTTCGCGATatgaatgttaattttaaag ACTATACAATTCTTTTGTCTGTCGCGACTTGCTATCTAACGTGGCGTCTGCACGAGGTCGCGCAAAAGGAAGAACTGACACATTTCGCCATAACAG ATCCAGACTGTCCTCGAATTCCAGACACCGATGGTATAACAGTGCCATCGATCGTTCCAGGAGAAGAGCTGTCACAGATTTTTCTCGACTTAAGAATGACAGATATTCTGTCCTGGAACGTGATCAACATCCTTCACGACGATACGTTCGGTGATAAGGCAACTAGTAGCAACGATAACGTCACGATCCTTTTATCTAATGCGAACACGTGTTCACGCCTCGTTTCAGACAGGGACACGATCAGTAGAGTGTTGAAAGCCATTTCGAATAAGTTACCGAACAAGCGAATGAATCTAATCTCTAGGTCGATTTTCTCGTTGAGATACGGAAACACGGGAAGCGGGAGAAAAAGTTCGGTGAAGAAGATGTTGAACGATTTTCACGTGGAACAATTGGGACATTGCTTTTTGGTGATCGCCACTGTCGACATGGTCGCGGATGTAATGTCTGTA gcaAATTCTTTGAATATGGTTCATCCAGGTAGTCAATGGTTGTACGTGATCACAAATAGCGTGTCAGGGAATTTGATCAACACGTCATTCATTAATTTACTGGCAGAAGGAGGAAACGTGGCTTTCATGTATAACGCGACTAACTTGGATGGTTtctataaa atcaaattaaaatgttacatCAAGGATTTGATCGAAGCATTGGCGAAAGCTTTGGAATACTCATTGAAGAACGAGATCGAATTGTTCAAGAGGATGAACGAGGACGAGTTCGAAATGATCAGACTGACGAAAAGCAAGAAGCGAGCCGAGCTTCTGAAGAATGTCAGA ATACACCTCTCCCGAAACACGTCTGCTTCGAACAGTGTTTGCGAACAATGCCTGTTATGGAGATTCTTCTCGTCCATAACGTGgggaaattttttctctcatgATAGAAATATGGCTCACTTGTTGGATATAGGAACGTGGACACCTATTATCGGCGTGAACCTTACGGATGTGATATTTCCTCACATCGTGCACGGATTCAGAGGAATTAATTTACCAATCGCGACTTATCAC AATCCACCATGGCAAATAATTTCTATGAGTAAAACGGgtaaaaaattgtacgaaGGATTGATATTCGACGCGATCAATTATCTCAGCATGAAACTGAACTTCACGTACACGGTGATCATGCCGGAAACGAGTCAGATTTCGAGATCGTGGAACACTTCTCAATTTGCCAAGCTGGGCGAG aaaatcaaagaaatgaCCATGTCGACCACGAAGAAAGTGCCATTGGAAATAATCGATTTGGTTCGCCAGAAGAAAGTTCTTCTGGCTGCGTGCGCGTTGACCGTGAACGAATGTGGGAATACCACGTTCAATTACACCGTGCCTATTTTCGTGCAGACGTATAGCTTTTTAACAGCGAAACCCAGCCAACTGTCCAGAGTTCTCTTATTCGCTTCACCGTTCACCAAAGAG ACGTGGGCCTGTCTGGCTGTGTCCATTATCATAATGGGTCCGATTTTATACCTGATCCACAAGTACAGCCCGTACAGCACCAAGGCCTCCGGTCTCAACTCCTCCTGGCAATGTGTGTGGTACGTGTACGGGGCGCTTCTTCAACAAG GTGGGATGTATCTACCGCAGAATGACAGCGCTCGCATACTGATCGGTATGTGGTGGCTGGTCGTGATGGTCCTGGTTGCCACGTATTCCGGAAGTCTGGTCGCCTTTCTCACCTTTCCTCGAATGGACACCTCTATTTTGAGCGTGGAGGATTTGATCGCGCATAAGGATAGTATCAGCTGGGGCTTCCCGAACGGCAGCTTCCTCGAGATGTATCTACAGAACGCCGAGGAGCCTAAATACCACGTTCTATTCTCCCGCGCCGAGAGGCACAACGACACGGAGGAGGAGAGATTGGTGGAGCGGGTGAAGGAAGGGAAACACGCTCTGATCGACTGGAGGAGTTCCCTCAG GTTCTTGATGAGGAAGGATTTCTTGCTGACCGGTAGCTGCCATTTCTCCCTGAGCATGGACGAGTTTCTCGACGAGCCTATCGCTATGATCATCCCGTACGGCAGTCCTTATCTGTCTGTCATTAACGCGGA GCTGCATCGAATGCTAGAGTCTGGATTGATGAATAAGTGGATCACGGAGAAGATGCCGATGAAAGATAAATGTTGGGAAGCGCCAGgtagtaatcagatggtgaaCAAACGAAAAGTGAACGTCACTGATATGCaaggaatatttttcgtattattcatAG GTATCACGTtggctttcttctttctcttttgcgAGTTCTATTGTCACAGGCGTAAGATAGCCAAGGAACGCAAATTGATCCATCCCTTTGTCTCTTAA
- the LOC410623 gene encoding ionotropic receptor 93a isoform X3, which translates to MISVLLLVWWINYGSSYNNFPSLITSNATMAVIIDKGFFSNKDEYQNATKVIQDLITDAVKKEMNLGSISIRVFRDMNVNFKDYTILLSVATCYLTWRLHEVAQKEELTHFAITDPDCPRIPDTDGITVPSIVPGEELSQIFLDLRMTDILSWNVINILHDDTFGDKATSSNDNVTILLSNANTCSRLVSDRDTISRVLKAISNKLPNKRMNLISRSIFSLRYGNTGSGRKSSVKKMLNDFHVEQLGHCFLVIATVDMVADVMSVANSLNMVHPGSQWLYVITNSVSGNLINTSFINLLAEGGNVAFMYNATNLDGFYKIKLKCYIKDLIEALAKALEYSLKNEIELFKRMNEDEFEMIRLTKSKKRAELLKNVRIHLSRNTSASNSVCEQCLLWRFFSSITWGNFFSHDRNMAHLLDIGTWTPIIGVNLTDVIFPHIVHGFRGINLPIATYHNPPWQIISMSKTGKKLYEGLIFDAINYLSMKLNFTYTVIMPETSQISRSWNTSQFAKLGEKIKEMTMSTTKKVPLEIIDLVRQKKVLLAACALTVNECGNTTFNYTVPIFVQTYSFLTAKPSQLSRVLLFASPFTKETWACLAVSIIIMGPILYLIHKYSPYSTKASGLNSSWQCVWYVYGALLQQGGMYLPQNDSARILIGMWWLVVMVLVATYSGSLVAFLTFPRMDTSILSVEDLIAHKDSISWGFPNGSFLEMYLQNAEEPKYHVLFSRAERHNDTEEERLVERVKEGKHALIDWRSSLRFLMRKDFLLTGSCHFSLSMDEFLDEPIAMIIPYGSPYLSVINAELHRMLESGLMNKWITEKMPMKDKCWEAPGSNQMVNKRKVNVTDMQGIFFVLFIGITLAFFFLFCEFYCHRRKIAKERKLIHPFVS; encoded by the exons ATGATATCGGTTCTGTTGCTGGTTTGGTGGATCAATTATGGGAGCAgttacaataattttccatctctGATCACTTCTAATGCCACCATGG ctGTCATCATCGATAAAGGTTTCTTCAGTAACAAAGATGAGTACCAAAATGCCACAAAAGTAATACAAGATCTTATCACAGATGCTGTGAAGAAGGAGATGAACTTAGGTAGTATCTCAATACGCGTATTTCGCGATatgaatgttaattttaaag ACTATACAATTCTTTTGTCTGTCGCGACTTGCTATCTAACGTGGCGTCTGCACGAGGTCGCGCAAAAGGAAGAACTGACACATTTCGCCATAACAG ATCCAGACTGTCCTCGAATTCCAGACACCGATGGTATAACAGTGCCATCGATCGTTCCAGGAGAAGAGCTGTCACAGATTTTTCTCGACTTAAGAATGACAGATATTCTGTCCTGGAACGTGATCAACATCCTTCACGACGATACGTTCGGTGATAAGGCAACTAGTAGCAACGATAACGTCACGATCCTTTTATCTAATGCGAACACGTGTTCACGCCTCGTTTCAGACAGGGACACGATCAGTAGAGTGTTGAAAGCCATTTCGAATAAGTTACCGAACAAGCGAATGAATCTAATCTCTAGGTCGATTTTCTCGTTGAGATACGGAAACACGGGAAGCGGGAGAAAAAGTTCGGTGAAGAAGATGTTGAACGATTTTCACGTGGAACAATTGGGACATTGCTTTTTGGTGATCGCCACTGTCGACATGGTCGCGGATGTAATGTCTGTA gcaAATTCTTTGAATATGGTTCATCCAGGTAGTCAATGGTTGTACGTGATCACAAATAGCGTGTCAGGGAATTTGATCAACACGTCATTCATTAATTTACTGGCAGAAGGAGGAAACGTGGCTTTCATGTATAACGCGACTAACTTGGATGGTTtctataaa atcaaattaaaatgttacatCAAGGATTTGATCGAAGCATTGGCGAAAGCTTTGGAATACTCATTGAAGAACGAGATCGAATTGTTCAAGAGGATGAACGAGGACGAGTTCGAAATGATCAGACTGACGAAAAGCAAGAAGCGAGCCGAGCTTCTGAAGAATGTCAGA ATACACCTCTCCCGAAACACGTCTGCTTCGAACAGTGTTTGCGAACAATGCCTGTTATGGAGATTCTTCTCGTCCATAACGTGgggaaattttttctctcatgATAGAAATATGGCTCACTTGTTGGATATAGGAACGTGGACACCTATTATCGGCGTGAACCTTACGGATGTGATATTTCCTCACATCGTGCACGGATTCAGAGGAATTAATTTACCAATCGCGACTTATCAC AATCCACCATGGCAAATAATTTCTATGAGTAAAACGGgtaaaaaattgtacgaaGGATTGATATTCGACGCGATCAATTATCTCAGCATGAAACTGAACTTCACGTACACGGTGATCATGCCGGAAACGAGTCAGATTTCGAGATCGTGGAACACTTCTCAATTTGCCAAGCTGGGCGAG aaaatcaaagaaatgaCCATGTCGACCACGAAGAAAGTGCCATTGGAAATAATCGATTTGGTTCGCCAGAAGAAAGTTCTTCTGGCTGCGTGCGCGTTGACCGTGAACGAATGTGGGAATACCACGTTCAATTACACCGTGCCTATTTTCGTGCAGACGTATAGCTTTTTAACAGCGAAACCCAGCCAACTGTCCAGAGTTCTCTTATTCGCTTCACCGTTCACCAAAGAG ACGTGGGCCTGTCTGGCTGTGTCCATTATCATAATGGGTCCGATTTTATACCTGATCCACAAGTACAGCCCGTACAGCACCAAGGCCTCCGGTCTCAACTCCTCCTGGCAATGTGTGTGGTACGTGTACGGGGCGCTTCTTCAACAAG GTGGGATGTATCTACCGCAGAATGACAGCGCTCGCATACTGATCGGTATGTGGTGGCTGGTCGTGATGGTCCTGGTTGCCACGTATTCCGGAAGTCTGGTCGCCTTTCTCACCTTTCCTCGAATGGACACCTCTATTTTGAGCGTGGAGGATTTGATCGCGCATAAGGATAGTATCAGCTGGGGCTTCCCGAACGGCAGCTTCCTCGAGATGTATCTACAGAACGCCGAGGAGCCTAAATACCACGTTCTATTCTCCCGCGCCGAGAGGCACAACGACACGGAGGAGGAGAGATTGGTGGAGCGGGTGAAGGAAGGGAAACACGCTCTGATCGACTGGAGGAGTTCCCTCAG GTTCTTGATGAGGAAGGATTTCTTGCTGACCGGTAGCTGCCATTTCTCCCTGAGCATGGACGAGTTTCTCGACGAGCCTATCGCTATGATCATCCCGTACGGCAGTCCTTATCTGTCTGTCATTAACGCGGA GCTGCATCGAATGCTAGAGTCTGGATTGATGAATAAGTGGATCACGGAGAAGATGCCGATGAAAGATAAATGTTGGGAAGCGCCAGgtagtaatcagatggtgaaCAAACGAAAAGTGAACGTCACTGATATGCaaggaatatttttcgtattattcatAG GTATCACGTtggctttcttctttctcttttgcgAGTTCTATTGTCACAGGCGTAAGATAGCCAAGGAACGCAAATTGATCCATCCCTTTGTCTCTTAA
- the LOC410623 gene encoding ionotropic receptor 93a isoform X5 → MHYSQVSSVIYCANNTRGYFSLSIEMISVLLLVWWINYGSSYNNFPSLITSNATMDAVKKEMNLGSISIRVFRDMNVNFKDYTILLSVATCYLTWRLHEVAQKEELTHFAITDPDCPRIPDTDGITVPSIVPGEELSQIFLDLRMTDILSWNVINILHDDTFGDKATSSNDNVTILLSNANTCSRLVSDRDTISRVLKAISNKLPNKRMNLISRSIFSLRYGNTGSGRKSSVKKMLNDFHVEQLGHCFLVIATVDMVADVMSVANSLNMVHPGSQWLYVITNSVSGNLINTSFINLLAEGGNVAFMYNATNLDGFYKIKLKCYIKDLIEALAKALEYSLKNEIELFKRMNEDEFEMIRLTKSKKRAELLKNVRIHLSRNTSASNSVCEQCLLWRFFSSITWGNFFSHDRNMAHLLDIGTWTPIIGVNLTDVIFPHIVHGFRGINLPIATYHNPPWQIISMSKTGKKLYEGLIFDAINYLSMKLNFTYTVIMPETSQISRSWNTSQFAKLGEKIKEMTMSTTKKVPLEIIDLVRQKKVLLAACALTVNECGNTTFNYTVPIFVQTYSFLTAKPSQLSRVLLFASPFTKETWACLAVSIIIMGPILYLIHKYSPYSTKASGLNSSWQCVWYVYGALLQQGGMYLPQNDSARILIGMWWLVVMVLVATYSGSLVAFLTFPRMDTSILSVEDLIAHKDSISWGFPNGSFLEMYLQNAEEPKYHVLFSRAERHNDTEEERLVERVKEGKHALIDWRSSLRFLMRKDFLLTGSCHFSLSMDEFLDEPIAMIIPYGSPYLSVINAELHRMLESGLMNKWITEKMPMKDKCWEAPGSNQMVNKRKVNVTDMQGIFFVLFIGITLAFFFLFCEFYCHRRKIAKERKLIHPFVS, encoded by the exons ATGCATTATTCACAAGTGTCCTCGGTTATATATTGTGCGAATAATACGCGTGGTTATTTCAGTTTGTCAATAGAAATGATATCGGTTCTGTTGCTGGTTTGGTGGATCAATTATGGGAGCAgttacaataattttccatctctGATCACTTCTAATGCCACCATGG ATGCTGTGAAGAAGGAGATGAACTTAGGTAGTATCTCAATACGCGTATTTCGCGATatgaatgttaattttaaag ACTATACAATTCTTTTGTCTGTCGCGACTTGCTATCTAACGTGGCGTCTGCACGAGGTCGCGCAAAAGGAAGAACTGACACATTTCGCCATAACAG ATCCAGACTGTCCTCGAATTCCAGACACCGATGGTATAACAGTGCCATCGATCGTTCCAGGAGAAGAGCTGTCACAGATTTTTCTCGACTTAAGAATGACAGATATTCTGTCCTGGAACGTGATCAACATCCTTCACGACGATACGTTCGGTGATAAGGCAACTAGTAGCAACGATAACGTCACGATCCTTTTATCTAATGCGAACACGTGTTCACGCCTCGTTTCAGACAGGGACACGATCAGTAGAGTGTTGAAAGCCATTTCGAATAAGTTACCGAACAAGCGAATGAATCTAATCTCTAGGTCGATTTTCTCGTTGAGATACGGAAACACGGGAAGCGGGAGAAAAAGTTCGGTGAAGAAGATGTTGAACGATTTTCACGTGGAACAATTGGGACATTGCTTTTTGGTGATCGCCACTGTCGACATGGTCGCGGATGTAATGTCTGTA gcaAATTCTTTGAATATGGTTCATCCAGGTAGTCAATGGTTGTACGTGATCACAAATAGCGTGTCAGGGAATTTGATCAACACGTCATTCATTAATTTACTGGCAGAAGGAGGAAACGTGGCTTTCATGTATAACGCGACTAACTTGGATGGTTtctataaa atcaaattaaaatgttacatCAAGGATTTGATCGAAGCATTGGCGAAAGCTTTGGAATACTCATTGAAGAACGAGATCGAATTGTTCAAGAGGATGAACGAGGACGAGTTCGAAATGATCAGACTGACGAAAAGCAAGAAGCGAGCCGAGCTTCTGAAGAATGTCAGA ATACACCTCTCCCGAAACACGTCTGCTTCGAACAGTGTTTGCGAACAATGCCTGTTATGGAGATTCTTCTCGTCCATAACGTGgggaaattttttctctcatgATAGAAATATGGCTCACTTGTTGGATATAGGAACGTGGACACCTATTATCGGCGTGAACCTTACGGATGTGATATTTCCTCACATCGTGCACGGATTCAGAGGAATTAATTTACCAATCGCGACTTATCAC AATCCACCATGGCAAATAATTTCTATGAGTAAAACGGgtaaaaaattgtacgaaGGATTGATATTCGACGCGATCAATTATCTCAGCATGAAACTGAACTTCACGTACACGGTGATCATGCCGGAAACGAGTCAGATTTCGAGATCGTGGAACACTTCTCAATTTGCCAAGCTGGGCGAG aaaatcaaagaaatgaCCATGTCGACCACGAAGAAAGTGCCATTGGAAATAATCGATTTGGTTCGCCAGAAGAAAGTTCTTCTGGCTGCGTGCGCGTTGACCGTGAACGAATGTGGGAATACCACGTTCAATTACACCGTGCCTATTTTCGTGCAGACGTATAGCTTTTTAACAGCGAAACCCAGCCAACTGTCCAGAGTTCTCTTATTCGCTTCACCGTTCACCAAAGAG ACGTGGGCCTGTCTGGCTGTGTCCATTATCATAATGGGTCCGATTTTATACCTGATCCACAAGTACAGCCCGTACAGCACCAAGGCCTCCGGTCTCAACTCCTCCTGGCAATGTGTGTGGTACGTGTACGGGGCGCTTCTTCAACAAG GTGGGATGTATCTACCGCAGAATGACAGCGCTCGCATACTGATCGGTATGTGGTGGCTGGTCGTGATGGTCCTGGTTGCCACGTATTCCGGAAGTCTGGTCGCCTTTCTCACCTTTCCTCGAATGGACACCTCTATTTTGAGCGTGGAGGATTTGATCGCGCATAAGGATAGTATCAGCTGGGGCTTCCCGAACGGCAGCTTCCTCGAGATGTATCTACAGAACGCCGAGGAGCCTAAATACCACGTTCTATTCTCCCGCGCCGAGAGGCACAACGACACGGAGGAGGAGAGATTGGTGGAGCGGGTGAAGGAAGGGAAACACGCTCTGATCGACTGGAGGAGTTCCCTCAG GTTCTTGATGAGGAAGGATTTCTTGCTGACCGGTAGCTGCCATTTCTCCCTGAGCATGGACGAGTTTCTCGACGAGCCTATCGCTATGATCATCCCGTACGGCAGTCCTTATCTGTCTGTCATTAACGCGGA GCTGCATCGAATGCTAGAGTCTGGATTGATGAATAAGTGGATCACGGAGAAGATGCCGATGAAAGATAAATGTTGGGAAGCGCCAGgtagtaatcagatggtgaaCAAACGAAAAGTGAACGTCACTGATATGCaaggaatatttttcgtattattcatAG GTATCACGTtggctttcttctttctcttttgcgAGTTCTATTGTCACAGGCGTAAGATAGCCAAGGAACGCAAATTGATCCATCCCTTTGTCTCTTAA